One Misgurnus anguillicaudatus chromosome 22, ASM2758022v2, whole genome shotgun sequence DNA segment encodes these proteins:
- the lztr1 gene encoding leucine-zipper-like transcriptional regulator 1: MSWFPGAMSCKSKVAPSVDFDHSCSDSVEYLTLNFGPFETVHRWRRLPPCDEFVGARRSKHTVVAYRDAIYVFGGDNLKNMLNDLLRFDVKDCSWCRAFTTGTPPAPRYHHSAVVYGSSMFVFGGYTGDIYSNSNLKNKNDLFEYKFATGQWTEWKVEGRLVARSAHGATVYNDKLWIFAGYDGNARLNDMWTISLQDREQAYWEEIEQSGEIPPSCCNFPVAVCRDKMFVFSGQSGAKITNNLFQFEFKGHIWTRIPTEHLLRGSPPPPQRRYGHTMVAFDRHLYVFGGAADNTLPNELHCYDVDSQTWEVIQPSTDSEMPSGRLFHAAAVIHDAMYIFGGTVDNNVRSGEMYRFQFSCYPKCTLHEDYGKLWENRQFCDVEFILGEREEKVLGHIAIVTARCKWLRKKILQARDRQKQRIKQEGNEEGEESVGQKQSSGSRRSSRGPPLLEVSIREADAQPFEVLMQFLYTDKIQYPRRGHVQDVLLIMDVYKLALSFKLSRLEQLCVQYIEASVDLQNVLSVCENANKLQLDQLKEHCLNFVVKESHFNQVIMTKEFEHLSTPLIVEIVRRKQQPPPRIYSDQPVDIGTSLVQDMKACLEGAGHEFCDIILLLDGHPRPAHKAILAARSSYFEAMFRSFMPEDGQVNISIGEMVPSTQAFESMLRYIYYGDVNMPPEDSRYLFAAPYYYGFSNNRLQAYCKQNLEMNVTVENVLQILEAADKTQALDMKKHCLHIIVHQFTKVSKLPNLRSLSQPLLLDIIDSLASHISDKQCTEMSSDI, translated from the exons ATGTCATGGTTTCCTGGAGCCATGTCTTGTAAGTCTAAAGTGGCACCCAGTGTTGACTTTGATCACAGCTGCTCGGACAGTGTTGAGTATTTGACACTCAACTTTGGTCCTTTCGAGACTGTACACCGATGGAGGAGACTGCCACCATGTGATGAGTTCGTGGGTGCAAG GCGTAGCAAACATACTGTTGTGGCATACAGGGATGCTATCTATGTCTTTGGAGGAGATAATTT GAAGAACATGCTTAATGATCTATTGCGGTTTGATGTAAAGGACTGCTCATGGTGTCG GGCATTTACTACCGGTACCCCACCTGCACCAAGATATCATCATTCTGCCGTTGTGTATGGAAGCAGCATGTTTGTTTTCG GTGGCTACACCGGAGACATATATTCAAACTCTaacttgaaaaataaaaatgatctgTTTGAGTACAAGTTCGCCACCGGGCAGTGGACAGAATGGAAGGTGGAGGGACG CTTGGTTGCCAGATCTGCCCATGGAGCCACAGTCTATAATGACAAACTCTGGATTTTTGCTGGATATGATGGAAATGCCAG GCTGAATGATATGTGGACCATAAGTCTTCAGGACCGTGAGCAGGCATACTGGGAAGAG ATTGAACAAAGTGGTGAAATTCCCCCCTCCTGCTGTAACTTCCCTGTAGCCGTATGTCGGGATAAGATGTTTGTCTTTTCCGGCCAGAGTGGAGCCAAGATCACCAACAACCTCTTTCAGTTTGAATTCAAAGGCCACAT atGGACCCGTATCCCAACTGAGCACTTGCTACGTGGATCCCCTCCACCACCCCAGAGGCGCTATGGACACACAATGGTGGCGTTTGACCGTCACCTGTATGTGTTTGGAGGGGCGGCCGACAACACATTGCCCAATGAACTTCACTGCTATGACGTGGACTCGCAGACTTGGGAGGTCATTCAGCCCAGCACAGATAGTGAG ATGCCCAGTGGGAGGCTGTTTCATGCAGCGGCTGTTATCCACGATGCCATGTACATCTTTGGGGGGACCGTGGACAATAACGTCCGAAGTGGAGAAATGTACAGATTTCAG ttttcttGCTATCCAAAGTGCACACTTCATGAGGACTATGGGAAGCTGTGGGAAAACCGTCAGTTCTGTGATGTAGAGTTTATCTTGGGGGAG AGGGAGGAAAAGGTTCTTGGTCACATTGCCATAGTAACAGCTCGCTGTAAGTGGCTCCGAAAGAAAATCCTACAGGCGAGAGATCGACAGAAACAG AGGATTAAACAGGAAGGCAACGAGGAGGGTGAGGAGTCCGTCGGTCAGAAGCAAAGCTCTGGGAGTAGGCGGTCCTCCAGAGGACCTCCTTTATTAGAAGTGTCAATCAGAGAGGCTGACGCTCAACCGTTTGAGGTTTTGATGCAGTTCCTGTACACAGACAAAATACAATATCCACGCAGAG GTCATGTCCAGGATGTGCTGTTGATCATGGACGTTTATAAACTTGCTCTGAGTTTTAAACTGTCCAGACTGGAACAGCTCTGTGTTCAGTACATTGAAGCATCGGTCGACCTGCAGAACGTCTTGAGTGTTTGTGAAAACGCAAACAAACTTCAGCTGGACCAGCTTAAG GAACATTGTCTTAATTTTGTCGTGAAGGAGAGTCACTTTAACCAGGTTATCATGACTAAGGAGTTTGAACATCTGTCCACTCCACTGATTGTGGAGATAGTAAGACGCAAACAGCAGCCACCGCCGAGAATATATTCTGATCAGCCAGTGGATATag GCACATCTCTTGTGCAAGACATGAAGGCTTGTCTAGAGGGGGCGGGGCATGAGTTCTGTGACATCATCCTTTTGCTTGACGGTCATCCTCGCCCCGCACACAAGGCCATACTGGCTGCCCGCTCCAG tTATTTTGAGGCAATGTTCCGCTCCTTCATGCCAGAAGATGGGCAGGTGAATATTTCCATAGGAGAGATGGTTCCCAGCACGCAGGCTTTTGAATCCATGCTACGCTATATATATTATGGAGACGTGAACATGCCTCCGGAAGACTCG AGATATCTTTTCGCAGCACCTTATTACTACGGTTTCTCCAACAACAGACTTCAGGCCTACTGCAAGCAGAACCTGGAGATGAATGTTACTGTAGAAAATGTCTTAcag ATCTTGGAGGCCGCCGATAAGACTCAGGCTCTAGATATGAAGAAACACTGCCTGCACATAATCGTCCATCAGTTCACCAAG GTGTCCAAGCTTCCCAACCTGCGATCGCTCAGCCAGCCACTGCTGTTGGACATCATTGACTCCCTGGCATCCCACATATCAGACAAACAGTGCACTGAGATGAGTTCTGATATATAG
- the cldn26 gene encoding putative claudin-24 — translation MVLLTPKFVQRVSLFVSFGGLISTFVTTFLPLWKTMNSDLNEMENWYEGLWHMCIYTEEVGIHCKAFESFLALPPDTLASRVFMCISIVTGLLGVLAAFFGLEGVEIGAGRERMKRTLLILGGVLIWVSGITTLAAVSLMAYIMVVKFWDENLPDVMPRWEFGEAMFSAWFCGLLLVVGGTFLFVAVCMGDHEAKHQSQILASNQEHRPRTQHYRKTEIL, via the coding sequence ATGGTGCTCCTCACCCCAAAGTTTGTCCAAAGAGTATCACTCTTTGTGTCTTTCGGAGGTTTGATCTCAACATTTGTCACAACCTTTCTGCCACTATGGAAGACGATGAACTCTGACCTAAATGAGATGGAGAACTGGTACGAGGGTCTTTGGCACATGTGCATCTACACCGAAGAAGTCGGGATACACTGCAAAGCCTTCGAATCTTTTTTAGCTCTACCACCAGATACTCTGGCATCACGGGTGTTCATGTGCATCTCAATCGTAACGGGATTACTCGGTGTGCTCGCTGCATTTTTCGGACTCGAGGGTGTGGAGATAGGAGCTGGACGAGAGAGGATGAAGAGAACGCTGCTCATCCTGGGTGGAGTGTTGATATGGGTTTCAGGGATAACGACTCTGGCGGCCGTTTCGTTGATGGCGTACATAATGGTGGTGAAGTTCTGGGATGAGAACCTTCCAGATGTGATGCCACGATGGGAATTTGGAGAGGCCATGTTTTCTGCCTGGTTCTGTGGACTTCTGCTGGTCGTCGGTGGGACATTTCTCTTCGTTGCGGTGTGCATGGGAGACCACGAAGCAAAACACCAAAGTCAAATCCTGGCTAGCAATCAAGAACATCGGCCGAGAACACAACATTACAGAAAAACTGAAATCCTATAG